From a single Armatimonadota bacterium genomic region:
- a CDS encoding phenylacetate--CoA ligase: protein MIWDPERECADRVSLVQVQLERLRAVLARLAARVPFYRQRLAAARIDADGITALEDLRRLPLTTKDDLRRLYPFGLFATDSDEPVELHCSSGTTGTATLVGYTRRDLEIWSEVMARTLAAGGVRPGDLVHNAYGYGLFTGGLGFHYGALRLGARVLPISSGQTARQVRLLRELGATVLACTPSYALHLAEVVEEAGMGPLSLRVGLLGAEPWSEGMRREIERRLGITAVDVYGLSEIIGPGVACECAEARQGLHINEDHFLAEVVDPASGEVLPDGETGELVLTTLTKEATPLLRYRTGDLTALDRAPCPCGRQLARMARVRGRVDDMLVVRGVNVFPADVEAVLTSLGELAPAYQLIVDRQTTLDELEVQVEAREWLTPAAGEGLAMRVAAAIRDQLGLRTRVTVLPPRQLPRSEGKALRVVDRRGLKEGVRR, encoded by the coding sequence ATGATCTGGGATCCTGAGCGGGAGTGCGCCGACCGGGTCAGTCTGGTCCAGGTGCAGCTCGAACGGCTGCGGGCGGTCCTGGCGCGCCTTGCGGCTCGCGTGCCCTTCTACCGGCAGCGGCTGGCTGCGGCCCGCATCGACGCCGATGGCATCACTGCCCTGGAGGACCTCCGTCGGCTTCCCTTAACCACCAAGGACGACCTGCGCCGCCTCTATCCCTTCGGCCTCTTTGCCACGGACTCGGACGAACCGGTGGAGCTGCATTGTTCTTCGGGTACGACCGGGACCGCCACCCTGGTGGGCTACACCCGCAGGGACCTGGAGATCTGGTCGGAGGTGATGGCCCGCACGCTGGCGGCCGGGGGCGTGCGCCCCGGCGACCTGGTGCACAACGCCTACGGCTACGGGCTGTTTACCGGGGGGCTGGGGTTTCACTACGGCGCACTGCGCCTGGGGGCGCGCGTCCTGCCCATCTCCTCGGGCCAGACCGCCCGCCAGGTGAGGCTCCTGCGGGAGCTGGGGGCCACTGTGCTGGCGTGTACCCCCTCGTATGCGCTGCATCTGGCTGAGGTGGTGGAAGAGGCGGGGATGGGTCCTCTGTCTCTGCGCGTGGGGTTGCTGGGCGCCGAGCCCTGGAGCGAGGGGATGCGCAGGGAGATCGAGCGGCGCCTGGGGATCACGGCGGTGGACGTTTACGGTCTCAGCGAGATCATCGGGCCCGGGGTGGCCTGCGAGTGCGCCGAGGCTCGCCAGGGGTTGCACATCAACGAGGACCACTTCCTGGCGGAGGTGGTCGACCCTGCCTCCGGGGAGGTGCTGCCCGACGGGGAGACCGGCGAGCTGGTCCTGACCACCCTGACCAAAGAGGCCACGCCGCTTTTGCGCTACCGCACCGGCGACCTCACGGCGCTGGACCGCGCCCCCTGCCCCTGCGGCCGGCAGCTCGCCCGGATGGCCCGGGTGCGCGGCCGGGTGGACGACATGCTGGTGGTGCGGGGGGTTAACGTCTTTCCCGCCGACGTGGAGGCGGTGCTCACCTCCCTGGGAGAGCTGGCCCCGGCCTATCAGCTCATCGTGGACCGCCAGACGACCCTGGACGAGCTGGAGGTACAGGTGGAGGCGCGGGAGTGGCTCACCCCCGCTGCGGGCGAAGGCCTGGCCATGCGCGTGGCAGCGGCCATCCGAGACCAGCTGGGACTGCGCACCCGTGTCACCGTCCTGCCGCCCAGGCAGCTTCCGCGCAGCGAAGGCAAGGCGCTGCGGGTCGTGGACCGCCGCGGCCTCAAGGAGGGCGTCAGGAGATGA
- a CDS encoding acyl-CoA dehydratase activase: MRLVAGLDLGSRFTKAVLLNEEQAVVARAAVRTRPDFPAVAREALERALEAAGSEAAAVDYVATTGFGRGNVPFRDIQITEITCIAHAAARLYPQARFVLDIGFQSTRAVRTEPGGRVAEFATNDKCAAGAGGFLERAARYLEVPLEQLGRLSLRAATPQSISSICAVLAETEIINHLTAGVALEDIVGGIHRSLAGRAHALLRRIRLDGAVVFLGGVAVQEGMVQALREVLGVPVEVPQAPESVCALGAALLGLRRHAGTMAAGRVR, translated from the coding sequence ATGAGGCTGGTCGCCGGCCTCGACCTGGGGTCCCGGTTCACCAAGGCCGTGCTCCTCAATGAGGAGCAGGCGGTGGTGGCCCGGGCCGCTGTGCGCACCCGGCCCGACTTTCCCGCGGTGGCCCGGGAGGCGCTGGAGCGCGCCCTGGAGGCCGCAGGATCCGAGGCCGCGGCGGTGGACTATGTGGCCACCACCGGTTTTGGCCGGGGTAACGTGCCGTTCCGGGACATCCAGATCACCGAGATCACCTGCATCGCCCATGCGGCGGCGCGGCTCTATCCCCAGGCGCGCTTTGTGCTGGACATCGGCTTTCAGAGCACGCGGGCCGTGCGCACCGAGCCGGGTGGACGGGTGGCCGAGTTCGCCACCAACGACAAGTGCGCCGCCGGCGCCGGGGGGTTCCTGGAGCGGGCCGCCCGCTACCTGGAGGTGCCGCTGGAGCAGCTGGGGCGGCTCTCCCTGCGGGCGGCCACTCCCCAGTCCATCAGCAGCATCTGCGCCGTACTGGCGGAGACGGAGATTATCAACCACCTCACCGCGGGAGTCGCCCTGGAGGACATCGTGGGGGGAATCCACCGATCGCTGGCCGGGCGGGCACACGCGCTTCTGCGCCGGATCAGGCTGGACGGTGCAGTGGTCTTCCTGGGCGGCGTCGCCGTCCAGGAAGGCATGGTGCAGGCCCTGAGAGAGGTGCTGGGTGTGCCTGTGGAGGTGCCCCAGGCCCCAGAGTCCGTCTGCGCCCTGGGCGCGGCGCTGCTGGGGCTGCGACGGCACGCCGGAACAATGGCGGCGGGGAGGGTCCGGTAG
- a CDS encoding 3-isopropylmalate dehydratase large subunit → MGLTMAEKILARAAGREEVAPGEFVVAAVDLAMVHDIFATRVFSLLRSAGFRRVWDRTRVVAVIDHLVPAPTAAAAAVHQQMRRDVAEFGLTRFFDAGTGICHQLLPERGHVRPGMLLVGTDSHTTTHGALGAAATGIGTTEMAYVLATGRLWFRVPETVRVELTGAPGPGVGWKDAILHLAGRIGADGAQYRALEFAGAALAGMGIGGRMTMANMAVELGAKFGLFPADAAALDYLAERGLEVLPFGPDPDAVYQETLTVDLSALEPQVALPHSVDRVRPVSAVADLPVDQAFIGSCTNGRVEDLEVAAQYLAGRRVHPRTRLIVAPASRAVLQEAMERGILPALLAAGALLLPPGCGPCFGGHQGLLAPGERCIGTHNRNFAGRMGSPAAEIYLASPATVAASALYGRITDPRRVERSAGHVLR, encoded by the coding sequence ATGGGGCTGACCATGGCCGAGAAGATCCTGGCGCGCGCGGCGGGCCGGGAGGAGGTCGCCCCCGGAGAGTTCGTGGTCGCCGCCGTCGACCTGGCCATGGTGCACGACATCTTCGCCACCCGCGTCTTTTCACTGCTCCGTTCGGCCGGCTTCCGCCGCGTCTGGGATCGCACCAGGGTCGTGGCTGTGATTGACCACCTGGTGCCCGCGCCTACCGCGGCCGCCGCGGCTGTGCACCAGCAGATGCGCCGGGACGTGGCTGAGTTTGGCCTCACCCGATTCTTCGACGCCGGCACCGGAATCTGTCACCAGCTCCTCCCCGAGCGGGGACACGTGCGCCCGGGCATGTTGCTGGTGGGGACTGACTCCCACACCACCACCCACGGTGCCCTGGGCGCGGCGGCCACCGGCATCGGGACCACGGAGATGGCCTACGTCCTGGCCACCGGCCGCCTGTGGTTTCGCGTCCCCGAGACCGTTCGGGTGGAGCTCACGGGTGCGCCGGGCCCGGGTGTGGGGTGGAAGGACGCCATCCTCCACCTGGCCGGCCGCATCGGCGCGGATGGGGCACAGTACCGCGCCCTGGAGTTCGCCGGCGCCGCCCTGGCCGGCATGGGCATCGGCGGGCGGATGACCATGGCCAACATGGCCGTTGAACTGGGGGCGAAGTTCGGGCTCTTCCCCGCCGATGCCGCGGCCCTGGACTACCTGGCCGAGCGCGGCCTGGAGGTGCTGCCCTTTGGGCCCGACCCCGACGCCGTCTATCAGGAGACCCTGACGGTGGACCTTTCGGCTCTGGAACCCCAGGTCGCCCTCCCCCACAGCGTCGACCGGGTCCGGCCCGTCTCTGCTGTGGCCGACCTCCCGGTCGACCAGGCCTTCATCGGATCATGCACCAACGGGCGGGTGGAGGACCTGGAGGTGGCGGCCCAGTACCTGGCCGGCCGCCGCGTCCACCCCCGCACCCGGCTCATCGTGGCCCCGGCGTCGCGCGCCGTCCTGCAGGAGGCCATGGAACGGGGGATCCTGCCAGCGCTGCTTGCGGCCGGCGCCCTCCTGCTGCCTCCCGGATGTGGACCATGCTTCGGCGGCCACCAGGGGTTGCTGGCCCCAGGGGAGCGGTGCATCGGCACCCACAACCGCAACTTCGCAGGGCGCATGGGGAGCCCGGCGGCGGAGATCTACCTGGCGTCCCCGGCCACGGTGGCGGCCAGTGCGCTGTACGGCCGCATCACCGACCCGCGCAGGGTGGAGAGGTCAGCCGGCCATGTCCTCCGCTGA
- a CDS encoding 2-hydroxyacyl-CoA dehydratase: MSVSTFEVDVLARCREIVEDPAFTAVRRWKEAHPYQKVVGCYPVYSPIELVHAAGALPVGIIGGGNQVEIAHADARFQSFICSIVKSTLELGLTGRLDLLDGIFFHSICDPARNLAAVFARNFPNLRVEYIHYPQNLASPTAVTYFRAELERIRAALAEITGRSIADEALHDSIVLYNRWRTRIRHLYELRQAAPEKLPAAEAYTLLRAGTLMPVEEHLPLLEAALRKIPGRTAKRQDRIRVVVEGAFCEQPPVDLIAAIEQAGCYLLDDDLLLGWRWFTGDVPEDGDPLEALATSYIDRSVYCGTKHDTRAPKAAHLVQRVRALGADAVLFLCAKFCEPALFDYALYRRALEEAGIPHLFLEFEEKMWIFDRARGEVETFVESMLFG, translated from the coding sequence ATGAGTGTCTCCACTTTCGAGGTGGACGTACTCGCCCGATGCCGGGAGATCGTCGAGGATCCGGCCTTCACCGCCGTCCGCCGCTGGAAAGAGGCTCATCCGTACCAGAAAGTCGTTGGGTGCTACCCCGTCTATAGTCCGATCGAACTAGTCCACGCCGCGGGCGCGCTGCCCGTGGGCATCATCGGCGGCGGCAACCAGGTGGAGATCGCCCACGCTGACGCCCGCTTCCAGTCCTTCATCTGCTCCATCGTGAAGAGCACCCTGGAGCTGGGACTGACCGGGCGGCTCGACCTCCTCGACGGGATTTTCTTCCACTCCATTTGCGATCCTGCCCGCAACCTGGCCGCCGTCTTCGCCCGGAACTTCCCGAACCTGCGCGTGGAGTACATCCACTACCCTCAGAACCTGGCCTCGCCCACGGCGGTGACCTACTTCCGCGCTGAGCTGGAGCGGATCCGCGCCGCCCTGGCCGAAATCACGGGCCGGTCGATTGCCGATGAGGCTCTCCATGACAGCATCGTCCTCTACAACCGGTGGCGCACCCGCATCCGCCACCTCTACGAATTGCGGCAGGCCGCGCCGGAGAAGCTGCCGGCGGCGGAGGCTTACACCCTGCTGCGCGCCGGCACGCTGATGCCGGTGGAGGAGCACCTGCCACTCCTGGAGGCTGCGTTGCGCAAGATCCCCGGACGGACGGCGAAACGGCAGGACCGCATCAGGGTCGTCGTGGAGGGAGCCTTCTGCGAGCAGCCTCCCGTGGACCTCATCGCTGCCATCGAGCAGGCGGGCTGCTACCTCCTGGACGACGACCTGCTGCTGGGGTGGCGGTGGTTCACCGGCGACGTGCCGGAAGACGGCGACCCCCTGGAGGCGCTGGCCACCAGCTACATCGACCGCAGCGTCTACTGCGGGACCAAGCACGACACCCGCGCCCCCAAGGCCGCTCACCTGGTCCAGCGCGTCCGCGCCCTGGGCGCCGACGCCGTCCTGTTTCTGTGCGCTAAGTTCTGCGAGCCGGCGCTGTTTGACTACGCCCTCTACCGCCGCGCCCTGGAGGAGGCCGGGATCCCCCACCTCTTCCTGGAGTTCGAAGAGAAGATGTGGATCTTCGACCGGGCCCGGGGCGAGGTGGAGACCTTCGTGGAGTCCATGCTCTTCGGCTGA
- a CDS encoding LuxR C-terminal-related transcriptional regulator, with amino-acid sequence MGLPAERKQVLQWLASILALAGDGAFAVDGGQRIFLWNSAAQAMLGHAASEVIGRRCHEVLDGRDASGNLLCCARCPLMVMAQRGERVASRDMAVTPRVGEPRWLNISTLVLPMGMGLVHFFRDVTGERARRRLTEEALAGRLQAAEATMAPPGLTRREVEVLRCLVRGASTREIARTLYISPLTARNHIQRILRKLGAATRAEAVAIALGVRPDPTASLVN; translated from the coding sequence GTGGGGCTACCCGCGGAGCGCAAGCAGGTCCTGCAGTGGCTGGCCAGCATCCTGGCGCTGGCTGGCGACGGCGCTTTCGCCGTCGACGGCGGGCAGCGCATCTTCCTCTGGAACAGCGCCGCTCAGGCGATGCTGGGACACGCGGCCAGCGAAGTGATCGGCCGTCGCTGCCACGAGGTCTTGGACGGGCGAGACGCCTCCGGCAACCTCCTGTGCTGCGCGCGCTGCCCGCTGATGGTGATGGCTCAGCGCGGCGAGCGCGTCGCCAGCCGGGACATGGCGGTCACCCCCCGGGTGGGCGAACCCCGGTGGCTGAACATCTCCACGCTGGTCCTGCCCATGGGGATGGGCCTGGTACACTTCTTCCGCGACGTCACCGGCGAGCGGGCGCGACGGCGCCTCACCGAGGAGGCGCTGGCCGGCCGGCTGCAGGCGGCGGAGGCTACCATGGCTCCCCCGGGGCTTACGCGGCGGGAGGTGGAGGTCCTCAGGTGTCTGGTCCGGGGGGCCTCCACCCGGGAGATCGCCAGGACGCTGTACATTTCCCCTCTGACCGCGCGCAACCACATTCAGCGGATCCTGCGCAAGCTGGGGGCGGCAACGCGGGCTGAGGCTGTAGCCATTGCCCTGGGCGTCCGCCCCGACCCCACGGCGTCCCTGGTCAATTAG
- a CDS encoding 3-isopropylmalate dehydratase, which produces MSSAEATSVIRGRAWVFGDDISTDLLDPGEYAIAPLQERVRHTLEAANPRFAPEVRPGDVLVAGRNFGCGSSRETAAQALQALGVGCVVAESLARIFLRNAVAIGLPVLVCPGVREAVREGDPVEVDLHAARLINLRTARTVQGNPLPPLMREILAAGGMLPLLRKLAADAAEGRGWVDDLGS; this is translated from the coding sequence ATGTCCTCCGCTGAAGCCACCTCCGTCATCCGCGGCCGCGCCTGGGTCTTCGGGGACGACATCAGCACCGACCTGCTGGACCCGGGAGAATACGCCATCGCCCCGCTGCAGGAACGGGTGCGGCACACCCTGGAGGCGGCCAACCCGCGCTTCGCCCCGGAAGTACGGCCGGGTGACGTCCTGGTGGCGGGGAGGAACTTCGGCTGCGGGAGCAGTCGGGAGACCGCCGCCCAGGCGCTGCAGGCACTCGGCGTGGGGTGTGTGGTCGCCGAATCCCTGGCCCGCATCTTCCTGCGCAACGCAGTGGCCATCGGCCTGCCCGTCCTGGTCTGCCCCGGGGTCAGGGAGGCGGTGCGGGAGGGAGACCCGGTGGAGGTGGACCTGCATGCGGCACGGCTTATCAACCTGCGGACGGCGCGGACCGTCCAGGGCAACCCGCTGCCGCCGTTGATGCGCGAGATCCTGGCTGCCGGGGGGATGCTGCCCCTGCTGCGGAAGCTGGCTGCGGACGCGGCCGAGGGCCGCGGGTGGGTAGATGATCTGGGATCCTGA
- a CDS encoding acyl-CoA dehydratase activase, translating into MRFAAGVDVGSTQTKAVILNEDREIVGRGLQDTGANITRAAEQTFGQALRDAGLDREEVLYVVGTGYGRFRVTFGHAQITEISCHARGAAFLFPRTRTVIDMGGQDAKGIKVGPGGEVIDFVMNDKCAAGTGRFLANAADVLGLTLDAIGPLSLRGAHPVRLSTVCTVFVESDIMAYLAQGKQVEDILAGVHSAIAARTISLVRRVGLEPEITFTGGVSRNVGMVRALEEKLGGAINVSTEAHYMGALGAALFALERALHMAPAMSVEVAAGPPACGPGAQSRGAGG; encoded by the coding sequence GTGAGGTTCGCTGCCGGCGTCGACGTCGGCTCCACCCAGACCAAGGCCGTCATCCTGAACGAGGATAGGGAGATCGTCGGCCGTGGCCTGCAGGATACCGGCGCCAACATCACTCGGGCGGCTGAACAGACGTTCGGGCAGGCGCTGCGCGATGCGGGCCTGGATCGGGAAGAGGTCCTCTACGTGGTGGGGACGGGATATGGGCGCTTCCGCGTCACCTTCGGCCACGCCCAGATCACCGAGATCTCCTGTCACGCCAGGGGGGCCGCCTTCCTCTTCCCCCGCACCCGCACCGTGATCGACATGGGGGGTCAGGACGCCAAGGGGATCAAGGTCGGCCCCGGCGGCGAGGTGATCGACTTCGTCATGAACGACAAGTGCGCTGCCGGCACCGGACGGTTCCTGGCCAACGCTGCCGACGTCCTGGGCCTCACCCTGGACGCCATCGGGCCGCTCTCCCTGCGGGGCGCTCATCCGGTGCGTCTCTCCACCGTCTGCACGGTCTTCGTGGAGTCCGACATCATGGCCTACCTGGCGCAGGGCAAGCAGGTGGAGGACATCCTGGCCGGCGTGCACAGCGCCATCGCCGCACGCACTATCTCCCTGGTGCGGCGGGTGGGGCTGGAACCGGAGATCACCTTTACCGGCGGGGTCAGCCGGAACGTGGGGATGGTGCGGGCGCTGGAGGAGAAGCTGGGGGGAGCCATCAACGTCAGCACCGAGGCGCACTACATGGGGGCGTTGGGCGCCGCACTCTTCGCCCTGGAGCGGGCGTTGCACATGGCCCCAGCGATGTCGGTGGAGGTGGCGGCGGGCCCTCCGGCCTGCGGACCGGGGGCGCAGAGCAGGGGTGCAGGGGGATGA
- a CDS encoding 2-hydroxyacyl-CoA dehydratase family protein: MAADPKTSYQGRIHLLQKELMGRYYQELTAAARDGSPPAAYMLISGNPVELVRAFGMLPVYPEVNALQIAVKKQALPYILKAEELGYSVDNCAYVKADIGLYFSGRQAPFGTIPEPALILCNYVGCNVYLNWFEHLREYARAEVFFLDIPFVRDPMAPRPEDLAYVVAQLRELISVCERITGRPLDWEYLRHICALSAKTGQLWAQIKHLTKHVPCPLDAYFDAVTLMGPLYCLRGSEEGLRFFEEAYREVKERTELGLGPLPEERYRFVIEGPPPWPYLRVFRDLFSRWGAVAVASTYSTVGGLWEFGFAHDPDHPLESIAQHMLYWNLTNRDLLRRYQQIRRYVQEWGAHALVIHSVKSCRLFSAGQGDMREYFSRELGVPTLLVESDLEDPRYFSEAQMRNRIDAFFEALEHRRLVGAEARP, from the coding sequence GTGGCGGCGGACCCAAAGACCAGCTATCAGGGCCGGATTCACCTGCTCCAGAAGGAGCTGATGGGGCGCTACTACCAGGAGCTGACGGCGGCCGCCCGGGACGGTAGTCCCCCGGCCGCCTACATGTTGATCAGCGGCAACCCCGTGGAGCTGGTGCGGGCCTTCGGCATGCTCCCCGTCTACCCCGAGGTCAACGCCCTGCAGATCGCCGTGAAGAAGCAGGCGCTGCCTTACATCCTCAAGGCCGAAGAGCTGGGCTACTCGGTGGACAACTGTGCCTACGTCAAGGCGGACATCGGCCTGTACTTCAGCGGGCGGCAGGCGCCCTTTGGGACCATCCCCGAACCTGCCCTTATCCTGTGCAACTACGTGGGCTGCAACGTCTACCTGAACTGGTTCGAGCACCTGAGAGAGTACGCGCGGGCAGAGGTCTTTTTTCTGGACATCCCCTTCGTCCGCGACCCGATGGCACCGCGGCCCGAGGACCTGGCCTATGTAGTGGCGCAGTTACGGGAGCTGATCTCCGTCTGCGAGCGGATCACCGGACGTCCTCTGGACTGGGAGTACCTGCGCCACATCTGCGCCCTCTCGGCGAAGACCGGCCAGCTGTGGGCGCAGATCAAGCACCTGACCAAGCACGTCCCCTGCCCCCTGGACGCCTACTTCGACGCCGTCACCCTCATGGGGCCGCTGTACTGCCTGCGGGGCAGCGAGGAGGGGCTGCGCTTCTTCGAGGAGGCCTACCGCGAGGTCAAGGAGCGCACCGAGCTGGGCCTGGGGCCGCTGCCCGAGGAGCGCTACCGCTTCGTCATCGAGGGGCCGCCGCCCTGGCCCTACCTGCGGGTCTTCCGCGACCTCTTCTCCCGCTGGGGGGCGGTGGCCGTTGCATCGACGTACTCCACCGTGGGGGGGCTGTGGGAGTTCGGGTTCGCCCACGACCCTGACCACCCCCTGGAGAGCATCGCCCAGCACATGCTCTACTGGAACCTGACCAACCGCGACCTGCTCCGCCGCTACCAGCAGATCCGCCGGTACGTTCAGGAGTGGGGAGCCCACGCCCTGGTCATCCACTCGGTGAAGAGCTGTCGTCTCTTCAGCGCCGGCCAGGGCGACATGCGGGAGTACTTCAGCCGGGAGCTGGGAGTGCCCACCCTCCTGGTGGAGTCGGACCTGGAGGACCCCCGCTACTTCTCCGAGGCCCAGATGCGCAACCGCATCGACGCGTTCTTTGAAGCGCTGGAGCACCGCAGGCTGGTGGGCGCGGAGGCCCGGCCGTGA
- a CDS encoding LeuA family protein, whose amino-acid sequence MREQGGGRQWIYEWNAGRGAPRPARRVEVNDETLRDGLQSPSVIHPPLETKCQILHLMAELGIESANIGYPAAGPRALEDVVRLAQEIGRARLPIRPNCAGRTTEADITPIAEAQDRSGVAIDAALFIGSSPIRQYAEGWGLDFLRRTTEQAVTLARRLGLEVMFVTEDTTRARPAHLRALYTTAIECGARRICLADTVGHATPWGVRRLVRFMRRVVEGTGREIKIDWHGHRDRGLDLINSLAAIEAGADRIHACALGIGERVGNTPMDLLLVNLKLLGWRDADLSALPRYCETVARAVGLPIPCNYPVVGKDAFETSTGVHAAAILKAYRKGHHWLANRIYSGVPAEEVGRQQVISVGPMSGQANVVCWLQRRGIEPVPRLVEAILDAAKASDRVLRDEEILSVILEQISPLPQGGVSA is encoded by the coding sequence ATGAGAGAGCAGGGCGGGGGACGGCAGTGGATCTACGAGTGGAACGCGGGCCGCGGAGCGCCTCGCCCCGCGCGGCGCGTGGAGGTAAACGACGAGACGCTGCGCGATGGCCTGCAGAGCCCCTCGGTGATCCATCCCCCCCTGGAGACGAAGTGCCAGATCCTCCACCTGATGGCGGAGCTGGGGATCGAGAGCGCCAATATCGGCTATCCGGCAGCGGGCCCCCGGGCTCTGGAGGACGTTGTCCGACTGGCGCAGGAGATCGGGCGCGCCCGGCTACCCATCCGGCCCAACTGCGCCGGCCGCACCACCGAAGCGGACATCACGCCCATCGCTGAGGCCCAGGACCGCTCCGGCGTGGCCATCGATGCGGCCCTGTTCATCGGCTCCAGCCCCATCCGCCAGTACGCCGAGGGCTGGGGCCTGGACTTCCTGCGGCGCACCACCGAGCAGGCGGTCACCCTGGCCCGGCGGCTGGGGCTGGAGGTCATGTTCGTCACCGAGGACACCACCCGGGCACGTCCCGCGCACCTGCGCGCCCTCTACACCACGGCTATCGAGTGCGGCGCCCGGCGCATCTGCCTGGCGGACACGGTGGGGCACGCCACGCCCTGGGGCGTGCGGCGGCTGGTGCGCTTCATGCGTCGGGTCGTGGAGGGCACCGGTAGGGAGATCAAGATAGACTGGCACGGGCACCGTGACCGGGGGTTGGACCTGATCAACTCCCTGGCGGCTATCGAGGCGGGCGCGGACCGGATCCACGCCTGCGCCCTGGGGATCGGCGAGCGCGTGGGCAACACCCCCATGGACCTGCTGCTGGTCAACCTGAAGCTCCTCGGCTGGCGCGACGCCGACCTCTCGGCGCTGCCGCGGTACTGCGAGACGGTGGCTCGGGCTGTAGGTCTGCCCATCCCCTGCAACTACCCGGTGGTGGGGAAGGACGCCTTCGAGACCAGCACCGGCGTCCACGCCGCGGCCATCCTCAAGGCCTACCGCAAGGGGCACCACTGGCTGGCCAACCGGATCTACAGCGGTGTGCCGGCGGAGGAGGTGGGCCGCCAGCAGGTGATCTCTGTGGGGCCGATGAGCGGTCAGGCCAACGTGGTCTGCTGGCTGCAGCGGCGGGGGATCGAGCCGGTGCCCAGGTTGGTGGAGGCGATCCTGGACGCGGCCAAGGCGTCCGACCGGGTGCTGCGGGACGAGGAGATCCTCTCGGTGATTCTGGAGCAGATCTCCCCGCTGCCCCAGGGCGGGGTGTCGGCGTGA